In Chromobacterium rhizoryzae, one genomic interval encodes:
- a CDS encoding DMT family transporter codes for MISRPIAFAGGAILLWASLAALGAQTRSLPPFFVVGVCLLIGSLLSLRHYRDWKVPMPTLLVGIYGLFGYHFLLFFAFRHAPAMEANLLNYLWPLLIVMLSPILVPGTVLHGRHILAGALGFSGAALIVSGGKLALSSSHLAGYLLAIGAAVVWSTFSLLTRRLPSFPNSAVGGFCLLSGLLSLLCHALFEPSVAPSAGQWLALILLGIGPMGGAFFLWDRALKEGDPRQIGSLSYATPLLSTLLLIGSGQGQLNAVALTAIVLILGGALLGSLPVRSRSAA; via the coding sequence ATGATTTCCAGACCGATTGCCTTTGCCGGGGGCGCCATCCTGCTCTGGGCCTCTCTGGCCGCGCTTGGCGCTCAAACACGCTCGCTTCCCCCTTTCTTCGTCGTCGGCGTCTGCCTGCTGATCGGCAGCCTGCTCAGCCTGCGCCATTACCGCGACTGGAAAGTCCCGATGCCCACCCTGCTGGTGGGGATCTACGGCTTGTTCGGCTATCACTTCCTGCTGTTCTTCGCGTTTCGGCACGCGCCGGCGATGGAAGCCAATCTGCTGAATTACCTGTGGCCGCTGCTGATCGTCATGCTCTCCCCCATCCTGGTGCCGGGCACCGTGCTGCATGGCCGCCACATCCTGGCCGGTGCGCTGGGCTTCAGCGGCGCGGCGCTGATCGTCAGCGGGGGCAAGCTCGCCTTGTCCAGCAGCCATCTCGCCGGTTATCTGCTCGCCATCGGCGCCGCCGTGGTGTGGTCCACCTTCAGCCTGCTGACCCGCAGGCTGCCCAGCTTTCCCAATAGCGCGGTGGGCGGCTTCTGCCTGCTGTCCGGCCTGCTCTCCTTGCTGTGTCACGCCCTGTTCGAACCCAGCGTCGCCCCCAGCGCGGGCCAATGGCTGGCCCTGATCCTGCTCGGCATCGGGCCGATGGGCGGCGCCTTCTTTCTATGGGACCGCGCGCTCAAGGAAGGCGACCCCAGGCAGATCGGCTCCCTGTCCTACGCCACGCCGCTGCTGTCCACCTTGCTGCTGATAGGCAGCGGCCAGGGTCAATTGAACGCCGTCGCTCTGACCGCCATCGTGCTCATTCTTGGCGGCGCCTTGCTTGGCAGCCTGCCCGTCCGCTCACGCTCAGCCGCTTGA
- the mscL gene encoding large conductance mechanosensitive channel protein MscL: MSIIKEFKEFAMKGNVIDLAVGVVIGGAFGAIVKSLVDDVIMPPIGLLIGNVDFSNMFFVLKEGSKQLGPYVSVAAAKQAGAVTLNIGLFINAMVSFTIVAFAIFMLVKAINRLKREEPAAAPAPATKECPFCVSSIPEKASRCPQCTSQL; the protein is encoded by the coding sequence ATGTCCATTATTAAAGAATTCAAAGAATTTGCCATGAAAGGCAATGTCATCGATCTGGCGGTCGGCGTCGTCATCGGCGGCGCTTTCGGCGCCATCGTCAAATCGCTGGTCGACGATGTGATCATGCCCCCAATCGGCCTGTTGATCGGCAACGTCGATTTCTCCAATATGTTCTTCGTGCTAAAAGAAGGCAGCAAACAGCTTGGGCCTTATGTGTCCGTGGCCGCGGCCAAACAGGCCGGCGCCGTCACGCTGAATATCGGTCTGTTCATCAATGCCATGGTCAGCTTCACCATCGTGGCTTTCGCCATCTTCATGCTGGTCAAGGCCATCAATCGGCTGAAGCGCGAAGAACCAGCCGCCGCACCGGCCCCCGCCACCAAGGAATGCCCGTTCTGCGTGTCCAGCATTCCGGAAAAAGCTTCTCGATGCCCGCAGTGCACGTCTCAACTCTAA
- the ygfZ gene encoding CAF17-like 4Fe-4S cluster assembly/insertion protein YgfZ yields the protein MNLDGKLRLDARAERANKDAAEMNVHLRQLESLRAGAAISVLDKHKIIQVAGEDAEAFLQGQLSSDVRELSDESHAQYSSYSSAKGRMLASFLVWRSDGVYCLAVSADLAEYVAKRLSMFVLRSKVKVSIADNLTLIGLAGATALNTLAIEPALAASVGPREMIRVELGLLIGLPGAGWVLAVDEAGAEQLGARLTDTASLVSSGVWDWRDIDAGIPWVSLATQEQFVPQMANMELIGGVSFKKGCYPGQEIVARSQYLGKMKRRMFKVAFKQPLAIGAKLYSPSVAGQSIGMVAAVCQVAPDQYEGLAVVQFQAWEESIYADEAYTIRLQQLELPYSLNEGAEN from the coding sequence ATGAATCTGGACGGTAAGCTCAGGCTGGATGCGCGCGCGGAGCGGGCAAATAAAGATGCGGCGGAAATGAATGTTCATTTGCGGCAGTTGGAGTCTTTGCGCGCAGGCGCCGCAATATCGGTTCTGGATAAGCATAAAATCATCCAGGTGGCGGGAGAGGACGCGGAGGCCTTTTTGCAAGGGCAGCTTTCCAGCGATGTGCGGGAGTTGTCGGACGAAAGCCATGCCCAGTACAGCAGTTACTCTTCAGCCAAAGGGCGAATGCTGGCCAGCTTCCTGGTTTGGCGGAGCGACGGCGTTTATTGCCTGGCGGTGTCGGCGGATCTGGCCGAATACGTGGCCAAGCGCCTGAGCATGTTTGTCTTGCGCTCCAAGGTGAAGGTATCCATTGCGGATAATCTGACCTTGATTGGCCTTGCGGGCGCGACGGCGCTGAATACGCTGGCCATTGAGCCGGCATTGGCGGCAAGCGTTGGGCCGCGTGAAATGATTCGAGTGGAGTTGGGTCTGTTGATAGGCCTGCCCGGGGCGGGCTGGGTGCTGGCGGTGGATGAAGCCGGCGCAGAGCAGCTTGGCGCAAGGCTGACGGATACGGCGAGCCTGGTGTCCTCCGGCGTTTGGGACTGGCGGGATATTGACGCGGGCATCCCTTGGGTCAGTCTGGCGACTCAGGAGCAGTTTGTGCCGCAAATGGCGAATATGGAATTGATTGGCGGGGTAAGCTTTAAGAAAGGCTGTTACCCGGGGCAGGAAATCGTCGCCAGGTCGCAGTATTTGGGGAAAATGAAGCGCCGCATGTTCAAAGTGGCATTTAAACAGCCGCTCGCCATCGGCGCCAAACTCTATAGCCCGTCCGTGGCGGGGCAGTCGATTGGCATGGTGGCTGCGGTTTGCCAAGTGGCGCCGGATCAATATGAAGGCTTGGCCGTGGTTCAATTTCAAGCCTGGGAAGAAAGTATTTACGCTGACGAGGCGTACACAATAAGGCTTCAACAACTGGAGCTGCCCTATTCCTTGAATGAGGGGGCTGAGAATTAA